The DNA segment GAGTCAGCAAGGCGAACACGGGCATAATCCATCCCGGACACGAGGACGATCCCGAAAAGCACCCACTGAGGGCAAAGCTCTGCGTCGAGGGAAACAGGCTCTGGTACCAGTGGACGAAAGAGCTGAGAATTCCAGCGAAGTGGCCGGGCGAGCTCATGGTCGCACTCAAAGAGGAAGACATGAAGGTCGCCGAGTACTACCTGGAGCTTGCGCAGAAAAACGGCGTTCCGGGCGTCAGGCTCGTTGATAGGGAGGAGCTTCTGAAACTTGAGCCCAACGTCAACCCAAACGCCGCAGGGGCGCTGTGGGCACCGACAGCTGGAGTGATGTCCTCCCCGATGGCGGCCGTGGCACTCACCGAGAACGCGGTCGACAACGGAGTTAGGTTCCACCCCGAAACCGAGGTGCGCGGGATAAAGGTTGAGAACGGGGAGATAAAGGGCGTTGAGACTAACCGGGGGTTCATCGAGGCCGACCTCGTCATAAACGCGGCAGGTTTATACGCGGACAGAATCTCGGCCATGGCGGGCATAGATTACTTCACAATACGTCCCAGGAAGGGAGAGTACTACATCTTCGACGACGATGCCGGGCCGAAGGTCAGGAGGATAGTCCACCAGACGCCGACCCCGACCACAAAAGGGGTTTACGTCATCACCGAGATGAACGACGGGGTGATGATAGGACCCACCGCCGAGGATCTGCCCGAGGAAGCTAAGGACGACACCTCCACAACCCGGGAGGGGCTGGAGTTCGTCTGGGAGATGGCGAAGAAGCTCGTCAAGGGACTGCCCCCCAAGAGCAGGGTGATAAGAACCTTCGCGGGTCTGAGGCCAGAGCCCCCGGACGGCAGGTGGATAATAGAGGCCTACGATGACCCCTGGGGCTTCATAAACGTTGCAGGGATAAGGTCGCCCGGACTCACAGCCGCGCCTGCAATAGCACACTACGTTACTGAAGAGCTGATTGAAGGCAAGCTGGACGTAAAGCTAACCAAAAAGTCCCGCTGGAACCCCCACAGGAACGCCTTCTGGTTCAAGGCCCTCCCAAGGGAAAAGCAGGCAGAGCTCGTGAAGGAGAACCCCTCACACGGCAGGGTAATCTGCATGTGCCGCACGATAACGGAGGGGGATATACTCGACGCAATAGCCAGGATGAAGAAGATGGGCGTCAGGACGATAACCCTCGACGGCGTTAAGCTCAGGACAGGTGTCACTGGCGGAACCTGTCAGGGTTCCTTCTGCAGGGTGAGGATAACCAACATCATCGCCAGGGAAACCGGAGTCCCGCTCTGGGAGGTCAGCATCAAGGGAGAAGGCACCGAATACGGCATCGGTGACATAAAGGTTCTCCTGAGGGGTGAGGAGAATGAGGAGTGAGTACGACGTCATTGTCATTGGAGGGGGGCCGGCTGGCCTTGCCGCTGCAATAAAGGCGAAGGAGCTCGGCCTTAACGTCCTCCTCATCGAGAACAGGGAGTTCCTGGGGGGGATACCCCTCCAGTGCGTTCATCCGGGCTTCGGAATTCACTACTTCAAAGAGGATCTGACAGGAACGGAGTTCATACACCGCATAATCGAACGGTTCAGGGCGCTGGACGTCGAATACTACACGAACGCCCACGTCCTTGAGGTGGTGCCGTACTCTTACAGGCACAAGATTCTGAGGATAGTCACGGAGGAGGGGCTCTTTGAGGTGGCGGCAAGGACCGTTGTCTACGCCGCCGGTGCAAGGGAGAGGCACATGTTCGAGATAGGAATAACCGGCCACAGGGTCGCAGGGATTTACACAGCCGGGGAAGCCCAAACCATGATGGACATCTACGGAGTGATGCCCGGAAAGGAGATAGTCATAGTCGGTTCGGGCGACGTCGGCCTCATAATGGCGAGAAGGTTTACCCTTGAGGGGGCAAAGGTAAAGGCCGTCATAGAGCTGATGCCCTATCCAGGCGGACTAACAAGAAACGTCGTCCAGTGCCTTGAGGACTTTGGAATCCCCCTCTACCTGAGCCATGCAGTAACAAGGGTCGAAGGAAAGAAGAGGGTCGAGAGGGTCATCGTGACGAAGGTGGACGAGAAGCTTAGGCCCATTCCTGGAACGGAGGAGAGCATAGAGTGCGATACCGTCGTTCTGGCGGCCGGTCTTGTTCCGTACCTCAAAGTCATAGAAAAGGCAGGGGTGGAGATAGATCCCGCCACCAGAGGGCCGGTCGTCAACAGCTACCTCGAAACCAGCGTTCCGGGGATATTTGTGGCCGGAAACGCCCTAGTCATAAACGACCTCGTTGACTACGTCGTCGAGCAGGGCGAGGAGGCCGCCATGGGGGCGTACGAGTTCGTCAAAAACGGCGGCCTGCCGGCCCTCAAATGGAGGAAGCTCGTGAAGGGGAGGAACATCAGGCTCGCCGTGCCGCACTACTTAGCTGACACCAAGGACGTCACAATCTACGCGAGGGTTGGGGAGCCGGAGGAGAACGTCAGGCTCCGCTTCCCGGAGATTGGAAAGGAGATAAGACTCCCATTCGTGAGGCCCTCTGAGATGATAAGGGTGAAGCTGAAGAAGGAGGAGATAGCCCGGGCCAAAGACAGAATCACCATGGAGGTCGTCCGGGATGAGTGAGATCAAGAAGTTCAGGCTGACCTGCATCGTCTGCCCCCTTGGCTGTACAGTGGAGGTGACCATGGAGGGCGACAGGATAACCGGAGTTGAGGGCTTCACATGCCCCCGGGGAAAGGACTACGCGATACAGGAAATCAGGGAGCCGAAGCGCATCGTCATGAGCGTCGTGAAGGTTAGGGGGGGAAGGTTTCCGACGGTGGCAGTTAAAAGCGACAGGCCCGTTCCCAAGGAGCTCATACCCGCGATAATGAAAAAGCTCGCGGAAGTTGAGGTCGAAGCGCCGGTCAGCGTAGGACAGGTCATCGTTGAGAACGTACTGGGAACCGGGGCGAACATCGTTGCCACGAGGGAGGCGTAGTACGGCAAAGCCTCCGCTTGATTCGCTATTTTATTTCCTCCGGCGGCAGGACATAACGCAGCCTCTCAAAACTCTTAAATACATTAATTGTAAATAACACTGGGAGTGATACGGGGTGAGGGATATGAGGTTCACGGTTCTCAGGATCAACCTGAACGAAGGAAAGGTCGAAAGCGAGGAGCTGGAGAGGGATGGAATATACGGGGTTATAGACTACGGAATAGAAGTTCACGAGAGCCTGGAAACCCACAGCCTTGAACCATACGACCCCCAGAACGTCATGGTAATGGGAATGGGGCCGTTTTCAGGCTCAACCCTGCCCGGGGCGCACAGGCTCATGTTCTTCTTCCGTTCCCCCCTCTACGGGACTCTCTTTCCATCTGCAATGGGAGGGGCGGCATACACCTTCAAAAACGTTGGCATAGACTTCGTGGCCTTCGAGGGCAAGGCCGAGAAGCCCGTCGTTGTTTTACTCTACAACGACGGCGAAAACGTAAGGGTGGAGCTCCACGCTATAGAGCTTGAGAGGGTCGTTGAAATCTGGAGGGGCTACAAGGGAGAGGAGGGAGTCTATGCCCTCACACAGTACCTCATAGATACCTTTGGCGGCAGGTTTGACTTCGAGTACCGCATAGCCGTCGTTGGGCCGGCTTCGCTGAACACCAACTACGGAGCGATATTCTCCCAGGCGCTCAGAAAGGGAGAAAGGCTTGTTGGAAGCGAGGACTGGGCGGCAAGGGGAGGTCCGGGTTCTGTTCTTCTCAGGGCCCACAACGTCGTCGGAATAGTCTTCGGCGGAAAGCCGGGGAGGAGAAGCTTCCCGGGGGAGGACATCGGCAGCTTCAAGACCTCCAAGAGTATCGTCGAGGGCGTGCACAAAAAGCCGTACAACGAGATAATAGCCGAGAAGACGACCAAGTACCGCTTCAACCCCAAGCTCAACACTGGCGGAACCTTCGGCGGCAACTACCCGGCCGAAGGCGACTTCGTGCCCATCCTTAACTGGCAGATGCCGTACATCGAAAAGGAAGAGCGCATAAAAATCCACGAGAACATAATGAAGCACTACTGGGAACCCTTCAATGAGGAGGCCATAAAGCCCAAGAACTGGACGACCTGCGGCGAGCCCTGTCCGGTCGTGTGTAAGAAGCACCGCAGGGGGCACCACGTCGAGTACGAGCCCTACGAGGCCAACGGGCCGCTCAGCGGAAGCATCTCGCTCAGGGCAAGCGACATAAGCGTCCACGCGGCAGATGCCATGGGCTTCGACGCCATAGAGTTCGGCGGAACCGCCGCATGGGTTTTGGAATTAATCCACCGCGGTCTGCTCAAGCCGGAGGAAGTTGGGTTAAGCGGAAAGCCGGAGTTCACCAAAGAGGCCCTTCTTGAGAGGCCGGTCGAGGCGAGTGAAATCAACGCCAAGCTCGTCGCCGAGCTGGCCCACCGCGTTGCCTTCGCCGAGAACGAGATAGCGAGGATAATCGGCCTCGGAAAGAGGAAGGCCAGCGTTATACTCGACGAGAGGTTCAAGGACAGGCTGAAGTACGGCGAGAGCTTCAAGGACTACGGCGTCTTCGTTCCGCTCGGCGAGAACGGAGAGATGACGCCGACGATGTACTGGGCGATAGGAAACTACATCCCGCTCCCGATTCAGGGTCGCTACTGGACGTTCTACCAGTTCGGCGTCTTCCTTGAGCCTGAGGAGCTCGCTCAAAAGATAATCGCGAGCGCCCTCTGGGAGTTCTGGTACGACAACGTCGGCTGGTGCAGATTTCATAGAGGCTGGATGAAGCCCGTCCTCAAGGCGCTCTTCATGGACGCCTACGGCGAGAACGTTGACATGGAGGAGCACGCGAAGAAGCAGATTAAGAGGCTGATAGAGTACGCCAGAAAGGCCGGCTACACCCCCGTCTTCTGGGACAGCATGCGCGTTATAGACCTTGTCTCCGCTGGCAGCGAGGAGTTCGGAAACGAGCGCTGGGCCGAGAAGTTCAGGATTGACAAGGTCGGCACGGCGAAGGAGTACCTTGAGAAGGTTTTAGAAGCTTACAGCGAGGCCCTCGGTGTGGACTGGAGGCTCTGAGTTTTCGTTTTTCTATCTATTTGCGGGAAGAACGATTGTCGGTTTTCTACCCTATGACTGGCTCAAATCTAAAAATGTAAAAAATGCGGCTGGCTGATGATAACCAAGAAGCCTGAGTATATCGAGCGCCAAAAACGTTGGTATCGGTCCTCCCTGCTCGGGGTGCTCGCAGGGGGCGTAGGAGAAGAAGCCATAAGGGCACTTCCTCAACTCAAGCGCCTTTACTACCTCTTCTTTCCCGTCAATCTTGGCCCCCATTGAACTTAGAGCCAGCAAAGCGTACCTGGTTATTGGTAAAGACCACCACAGGGCACCGTTTCTGCTGGACTTGATGAACTCCACTGTCTTTTCGTCCCTATATTCGTACCCAAGCTCGTTGAGGATCAGGACAGAGTAAAGAGTTATTTCAAGCCGGTTAATTTTTATCTTTGATATTTTGCTCCCAAATCCTCCATCACTATCTTTCAGACCCAAAACAAAGGAGGTCACGTTTTCCTTCCATTGTTTATCGATCTCAATGCCCAGTTCCCTGCTCGTTACAAGGAGATAGTATATATCCTTCAGCAGGTAGTGGTTTTGATAGACCTCTGAGAGGTTCAGGTTGGCGATGAAGCTTTTCAGACGGGGTTCTACTCTCGTTTTAAGATCACTGTTGGACACACCAAGCTCCTTTAGTGCCCTGTATTCAACCCATATCAGGCTCGGTTTACTCTCCCGTGAGATTTCGGTGAGCAGGTAGTTCCTGACTGCCGTCTCATTGGGCACCGTTGAGTTCAAAAGCTTAAGGGTCATCACGGAGAAGGCAGTGCCCACGGGATTCGGCACTATGTAGTCTGGGATGTCTATGAAACCTCCCAGGGGCCCTTCAAGGGACCGCAGGTAGCTTATAGTATCCTCCCCAACTTCTCCCCCCGCATAGGTTATCGTTTCCACAGCCCAATGGGTGGTCTCGAGGTGTCCCTTTTTAGCGCCTCTTGTATCGGAGTATGAGCCGTCAGGGCACTTGTATTTCTGAATACTCGTTAGTATTCTTCTCCTTAACGTCTCGTTTTTGATGTGCTCTTCCCGCATGAATCTCGCTATGGTTTTGAGGTCAAAGAAACCGAGGTTCTCTATTCTGCCAGACGCCTCATCAAACACGGCCCTCGCGGTGTCATACATCACAGTGTAGCCGGGTATTTCATCGGGGGAGTATCCGGATTCAATGAGAAGCCCCCTGAGCTGAAGGAAGTCCCATAAGAACTCCAGTGAGTGCTCCGGCCTCAGCTCGAGCCAGAGGGACATGGAAACGTTCTTCGCCAGGGTGGAGTTAAGCAGAATGAGAGTTTTTGCATGCAGAAATGTGTAATTTGACCTCTCCATGTCCTCAATGATGAAGTTTTCGAAGGCCCCCCTGTTTCTGGGGCTTATATTGAACTCTTTAAAGAGTGTCAGCAGATAATAGGCGTCAAGAACCGAAGGATAATTCCGACCGCTGTAAAAATTCTCCTCTTCTTCCCTCAGGAACTCTATGGTTTTTTCGGGATGTTTTGGGCTCAAGTTCAGAAGGGTCAGCGTCATCACGCCGTGATATGTATGATAAAGGCTGGGAAGTATTGTAAATGAGACATCGCCGTTCCAGCCACCTGTAAACGGATTCTGAGCGAGGTAAAGGCGCCTTACCGTCCAGTTTGTCCATGAGGGAGTTGTTATATTGAGTGCAGTGGCGTTTTCAGTGTGCGTTTTCGTTATTGAGATGACGGCCGTGATGCTCAATAAAATCAAAAGGGTAGCTAGGATTTTTTCCCTCATCGTCCCACCTCAAAACGCGGATGAATCAATTGCCACGTACGTGCTCGCGGAGAGGCTTTCGTTTTTGCAATATATAATTCACTGGCCTTTATAAGCTTTTCATTTACTATGGGTAAACTTTCTTCGTTTTTTTCTGGTACAAATTTTTTTCGGAGTTAAGGTTTCCCAGTGGGATCGACGAAAATACGCCTGAGTAAAGGACTTGCATAGCCATGCAATAGCTAAACCCTTATATTCTCCGCCTCCCCCAGGTTTTCAGGTGAGAAAAATGAGGGCAGTTGTAATAGGCTCCGGAATCGGCGGTCTTCTAACCGCGTCGTTTCTAGCCAAAAATGGTTACGATGTCACCGTCATTGAAAAGGCTCCTTACATCGGCGGCCGCTTCACAAATTTAAACTACAAATGTTTTGGCCTCTCCACTGGCGCCTTCCACATGCTTCCCCACGGGGAGGACGGGCCTCTGGCTCACCTCCTCGGGCTCCTCAACGCGGACGTCCAAATAGTGAACTCCAACCCCAAGGGCATGATTTTCTACGACGGAAAGACCTTCCACTACCGCGATGGCTGGAAGTACCTGAGCTTCACCGAGAAGGCAAGGGCTACAAAGCTCCTGCTCGACATCAAGAGGAACAGGCTCCCAACCGAAGAAGAGGCCGAGATGAGCGGGAGAGAATGGATAAGGGAAAGGATAGGCGACAACGAGTTTGCTGACCTCTTCATCAAGAGCTTCCTCGGCTGGGCCGACAGCGTCCTGGACGTTCCTGCTGGTGAGCTAGCGAGGGAGATAAAGGCTGCCCTGAGGTGGGGCGGGCCGGGCCTGGTCAAGGGCGGGTGTAGGGCAATAACCGGAGAGCTGGCAAGGATAACGGAAGCCAACGGCGGAAAAATCCTCACTAGGAAAAGGGCCGTCGAAGTTGACCCCGAGGCAAGGAGGGTTATCACCTCCGACGGCGACGAGCTTTCATACGACGTTCTCATCTCCAACATCGGGATAAAGGAGACCGTCGAGCTGATCGGAAGGGAGAACTTTGACCGCGAGTACTTAAGAAGAGTGGATTCGCTGAAGCCGAGCGAGGGGATAAAGTACAACGTGGCCCTGAAGGGTGGGCCGAGGATAGGAAACACCGTCGTCTTCACCCTCGACACCGAGAGGATAAACGGCTACAACGAGCCTTCAAGCATTTCCCCGGAGCTGGCTAAAGAGGGCTATACCTTGATAATGCTCCACCACGCTTTGCAGGGCAGGAACGTCAAGGCAGAGCAGAGAAAGGGCATCGAAGACATCTACAGAATCTTCCCGAACCTCGATAGCGAGGGAGAAATCCTGCTGGTACAGACCTACCTCGATGGGAATCCCGTTAACAGGGTCGCCAGCGGCCAGACCGTTGAGGACTTCCCGGTGGAGGACGTTTACATCGTGGGCGATGCATACAAGCCGCCTGGGGGAATAGAGGTTGAGGGCATAGCCCTGGGGGTCATGAAAACCCTTGAGAGGCTCGGCCTTGGGGACTTCCGGGAATGGTATCTCTGAGGCAGTCCTTGCCCGTCCTTTCTTTACCTTTGCCAACTTATTTTTCCTTCCCCCGAACCTTTTTTCGGTGAACAGTCCTGGCTCCTAACGAACGTTTTTATCCTCCTGCGCTGAGTTATCCATCCAGGAGGTGATGCTCATGAAGAGGGTTGTCATCGCTCTTGGCGGTAACGCTATTCTCCAGCGAGGTCAGAGGGGAACCTACGAGGAGCAGATGGCCAACGTCATGAAGACGGCCAAGCAGATAGTGGATATAATCCTTGACGGTGACTACGAGGTTGTAATCACCCACGGAAACGGCCCCCAGGTCGGTGCTTTGCTCCTCCACATGGACGCGGGTCAGGCCACCCACGGCATCCCGGCCCAGCCCATGGACGTGGCCGGAGCAATGACGCAGGGCCAGATAGGGTACATGATACAGCAGGCGATAAGGAACGAGCTGAAGAGACGCGGGATAGATAAGCCCGTGGCGACTATAGTAACCCAGACCATCGTTGACAAGGACGATCCAGCATTCCAGCACCCGAGCAAGCCGGTTGGGCCCTTCTACGACGAGGAGACGGCCAAAAAGCTCGCAGAGGAAAAGGGCTGGGTCGTCATAGAGGACTCCGGCAGGGGCTGGAGAAGAGTAGTGCCGAGTCCCGATCCAAAGGGCCACGTCGAGGCGGAAATCATCCGGGACCTCGTTGAGAAGGGGTTCATAGTCATCGCCAGCGGGGGCGGCGGAGTTCCCGTCATCGAGGAGGACGGCCAGCTCAAGGGCGTCGAGGCGGTCATAGACAAGGATCTGGCCGGTGAGAAGCTTGCGGAAGAGGTTAACGCCGACATCTTCATGATACTCACCGACGTGAACGGTGCCGCCCTGAACTTCGGAAAACCCGACGAGAGGTGGCTCGGAAAGGTCACCGCCGAGGAGCTCAGGAGGTACTACGAGGAGGGGCACTTCAAGAAAGGCAGCATGGGACCGAAGGTTTTGGCCGCGATAAGATTCGTCGAGTGGGGCGGCGAGAGGGCCGTCATAGCCCACCTGGAAAAGGCCGTTGATGCCCTGGAAGGAAAGACCGGAACGCAGGTCATAAAAGGCTGAACCAAATCCTATAAATACCTCTCTTCCCAAATTTTATCCGGTGATGACATGGCGGACGCGACGACCGGGTTCTTTGGCTCCCTGCTGTGGTGGCTGTTCTTCATGTACATCCTCCTGTGGCCCCAGATGCAGTACAGGAGCCTGCAGCTAGCCAGGGCAAAGATACTGAAGAGGCTCTCGGAAAAGCGGGGCTCAACCGTGATAACGATGATCCACAGGCAGGAGAGCGTCGGGCTCTTTGGAATACCCTTCTACAAGTTCATAAGCATCGAGGACAGCGAGGAGGTGCTCAGAGCTATTAGAGCCGCCCCCAAGGACAAGCCGATAGACCTCATAATACACACCCCCGGAGGGTTGGTTCTCGCGGCAACTCAGATAGCAAAGGCACTGCACGACCACCCGGCTGAAACACGTGTCATAGTTCCCCACTACGCCATGAGCGGCGGAACGCTCATCGCCCTCGCCGCGGACAGGATAATAATGGACCCCCACGCGGTTTTGGGGCCGGTTGACCCCCAGCTCGGCCAGTACCCCGGGCCGAGCATAGTGAGAGCCGTCGAGAGGAAGGGCGTTGACAAGGTGGACGACCAGACACTCATCCTGGCGGACGTGGCAGAAAAGGCCATCAAACAGGTTAGGGAGTTCGTTTACGGCCTCCTGAAGGACAGGTACGGGGAGGAGAAAGCCAGAGAGCTGGCCCAGATACTCACCGAGGGCCGGTGGACCCATGACTATCCCATTACATACGAGCACGCCAAGGAGCTCGGCCTTCACGTTGAAACGGAGGTTCCAGATGAAGTTTATGCCCTTATGGAGCTCTACAGGCAGCCAACAAAGCAGAGGGGCACGGTGGAGTTCATGCCTTACACCCAGAAGGGCGAGAGCTCCTGAAGTGCCGGGTTTTCTATTACTTTAACCTTTTTCGAATTGTTCTCAAAATTTCAGCCAAAAAGTTTTTATTTACTCTCACCGTTTTCAGTCCAGATGTTTGGAGTAAGCTCACGGGCTGTTCTAAAAATAGGGAAGGGGAAGAGAGATGCAAGTGAAAGTGGATCCAGAGGAAATTAAGAGGATCAAGAGGGAGATAGAGGCCCTTGAAAAGGAGAGAAACGAGATAAGGGCCAAACTAGATGAGCTGGAGAAGGAGCTTCAAATCTGGGTTCAGAAGAGGGACGAAAAGAACAACGAGGTCAAGCAGCTCCGCCAGAAGGGGCGTGAGTATAAAGCCAAGAGGGATGAAATCAACCAACAGATACAGGAGCTCAAGAAGAACCGCGAGGAGATAAACGCCAAGCTCGACCTCCTCTACCAGGAGATACTAGAGTACAGGACGAAGAGGGACGAGTACAACCAGCTCCGCAGGCTCAAGATGCCGCCTGAGAAAATACAGGAGCGCATAGAGAAGCTGGAGTGGGAGCTCCAGACCAACCCGAACATAACCCCAGACAGGGAGAAGCAGATAGTCGACCAGATCCAGGTTCTTGCAACTGAGCTTGAGATAATCCAGCAGGCCCAGAGGTTCCACAACAAGCTCATTGAAACGAGAAAGAAGGTGAACCAGCTCAAGAAGGCCAGGAGAGGCATAAGCATGGAGATACAGAAGCTCGCCAACCAGAGCCAGCAGTTCCACGAGCAGATGATAAAGGCCTTCAACCAGGCCGACGAGGTCAAGAAGGAGGCCGACGAGTACCACGCTAAGGTCGTCGAACTCAGGGAGAAGATCAAGGAAGTCAGGAAGGAGCTCCGCGAGATCGAGAAGAAGATACGGGAGTACGACGAGAGGCACAAGGAGCTCATAGCCTACAGGCTCGTCGCCAGGATGCGTTCGAAGAAGGACGCCAGCTTCGAGAAGGCCGTTGAGGCCCTTGAGAAGTTCAAGCGCGGCGAGAAGCTAACACTCGACGAACTGCTCCTCCTCCAGAGGTACAACCTCGTCTGAGGCCTGGCTATGGAAGTCATCAGGCACGAAGGGCCTGGAAGGCTGGGCCTCGTAAGGCTCGGGGAGCACACCTTCAGAACTCCTGCCCTAATGGGGGTAGACTTCACACTATCCCCGTTCAACTCCTTCTTCCACCCATCCGAACCGGGGGATTATGACTTCAACCTGGCCCCATCCATACCCCTCGGCTTCTACACGCCGGGCGATGTGATAGAGAAGGCCCTCGGGAGGCTCTGGAGCGTAAACTACGACGGCTTCAACGCCTTCTACCTGCCGGCTTTGAGGAGGACGGAATACCTTCCCGAGTTCTTCAAGATAATCGAGCGCTATAACTTCGATGCCGTCTACCTCGGCAACTCAAAGATTCTGGTGAGGGAGTACCGCTACTTCGTGAGAATCCTGCGCGAGCTCCGCGAGAGGTTTCCCAACGTTATGATAATAGCCGACCTAGAGCCCTTCTTTTACCCCCTGGCAGTTTACCTCGGTGTCGATGCCTTCGACACCCGCTCGCTCAAGCTCTACGACTTCGAGGGCAAAGGTTTCACCGGGTATAGCCCCTTCCTGTGGGGAAATGGGCCCAATTCCATTGACTTCGCCAGGGAGACGATACTCCTCGTGAGAAAAGCCCTGGAAGAAGGAAAGCTCCGCTACCTCGTTGAGAACTTCTTTAACACACAGTACCACGCGGGAATACTGCGGATAGCCGACCTTGAGCACGGGGACTACCTTGAGAGGTACACCCCCATCCAGAAGGAGACGGTTTATTTCATAAGCGACGCCTCGATTAGGAGGCCAGAGGTTAGAAGATGGCACGAACGCGTTGCCGAGCGCTTCGTCCCACCTAAGAACACTGAACTGGTTCTCCTCTTCCCCTGCTCTGCCAAGAAGCCCTACTCCTTCTCCCGCTCCCACACCCTCTACCGGAAGGCGGTTAAGGAGGCCCTTGGCTCAGGAATAGCCAGAGCCCACGAGCTGATTCTGACTTCGCCCTTCGGCGTCGTTCCACGGGAGTGGGAGTGGTTAGCAAAGTACGACATAGTCGTTACCGGCCACTGGAGCGAGGAGGAGATTAAACCTGCGGCCGAACTCCTGGCGAAGACCCTTGAGAAGTACCCGGAGAGCGTTCCAATAATAGCGCACCTGGATGAAGCCTACGTTGAGATAGCGAAGCTTGCAAGCGAGCTTTCTGGAAGGGAAATAATCTTTACGGAAGTTAGGAACGGCACCACCAGCAGGGAAAGCCTCAGCTCACTCAGGGAAACTCTGAGGGAGTTTGAGCTTGAGGGCACCAAAGAGGACAGGACGTACCGCTACTTCGAGGGCATAAGGAAGGTCTTTGACTTCTACTTCGGCGTTGGTGCCGGAGAGGCCGTTCTGCCGGAGGACGGCAAAGTCAAGGGCTCCAAGATGCTCCGCCTCTTCGTTGACAACCAGC comes from the Thermococcus thioreducens genome and includes:
- a CDS encoding NAD(P)/FAD-dependent oxidoreductase; its protein translation is MKTRIAIIGAGVVGASIARVLSQYEGVEVHLIERNVDAGMGVSKANTGIIHPGHEDDPEKHPLRAKLCVEGNRLWYQWTKELRIPAKWPGELMVALKEEDMKVAEYYLELAQKNGVPGVRLVDREELLKLEPNVNPNAAGALWAPTAGVMSSPMAAVALTENAVDNGVRFHPETEVRGIKVENGEIKGVETNRGFIEADLVINAAGLYADRISAMAGIDYFTIRPRKGEYYIFDDDAGPKVRRIVHQTPTPTTKGVYVITEMNDGVMIGPTAEDLPEEAKDDTSTTREGLEFVWEMAKKLVKGLPPKSRVIRTFAGLRPEPPDGRWIIEAYDDPWGFINVAGIRSPGLTAAPAIAHYVTEELIEGKLDVKLTKKSRWNPHRNAFWFKALPREKQAELVKENPSHGRVICMCRTITEGDILDAIARMKKMGVRTITLDGVKLRTGVTGGTCQGSFCRVRITNIIARETGVPLWEVSIKGEGTEYGIGDIKVLLRGEENEE
- a CDS encoding NAD(P)/FAD-dependent oxidoreductase gives rise to the protein MRSEYDVIVIGGGPAGLAAAIKAKELGLNVLLIENREFLGGIPLQCVHPGFGIHYFKEDLTGTEFIHRIIERFRALDVEYYTNAHVLEVVPYSYRHKILRIVTEEGLFEVAARTVVYAAGARERHMFEIGITGHRVAGIYTAGEAQTMMDIYGVMPGKEIVIVGSGDVGLIMARRFTLEGAKVKAVIELMPYPGGLTRNVVQCLEDFGIPLYLSHAVTRVEGKKRVERVIVTKVDEKLRPIPGTEESIECDTVVLAAGLVPYLKVIEKAGVEIDPATRGPVVNSYLETSVPGIFVAGNALVINDLVDYVVEQGEEAAMGAYEFVKNGGLPALKWRKLVKGRNIRLAVPHYLADTKDVTIYARVGEPEENVRLRFPEIGKEIRLPFVRPSEMIRVKLKKEEIARAKDRITMEVVRDE
- a CDS encoding DUF1667 domain-containing protein, with the protein product MSEIKKFRLTCIVCPLGCTVEVTMEGDRITGVEGFTCPRGKDYAIQEIREPKRIVMSVVKVRGGRFPTVAVKSDRPVPKELIPAIMKKLAEVEVEAPVSVGQVIVENVLGTGANIVATREA
- the gor gene encoding glyceraldehyde-3-phosphate:ferredoxin oxidoreductase, whose amino-acid sequence is MRFTVLRINLNEGKVESEELERDGIYGVIDYGIEVHESLETHSLEPYDPQNVMVMGMGPFSGSTLPGAHRLMFFFRSPLYGTLFPSAMGGAAYTFKNVGIDFVAFEGKAEKPVVVLLYNDGENVRVELHAIELERVVEIWRGYKGEEGVYALTQYLIDTFGGRFDFEYRIAVVGPASLNTNYGAIFSQALRKGERLVGSEDWAARGGPGSVLLRAHNVVGIVFGGKPGRRSFPGEDIGSFKTSKSIVEGVHKKPYNEIIAEKTTKYRFNPKLNTGGTFGGNYPAEGDFVPILNWQMPYIEKEERIKIHENIMKHYWEPFNEEAIKPKNWTTCGEPCPVVCKKHRRGHHVEYEPYEANGPLSGSISLRASDISVHAADAMGFDAIEFGGTAAWVLELIHRGLLKPEEVGLSGKPEFTKEALLERPVEASEINAKLVAELAHRVAFAENEIARIIGLGKRKASVILDERFKDRLKYGESFKDYGVFVPLGENGEMTPTMYWAIGNYIPLPIQGRYWTFYQFGVFLEPEELAQKIIASALWEFWYDNVGWCRFHRGWMKPVLKALFMDAYGENVDMEEHAKKQIKRLIEYARKAGYTPVFWDSMRVIDLVSAGSEEFGNERWAEKFRIDKVGTAKEYLEKVLEAYSEALGVDWRL
- a CDS encoding prenyltransferase/squalene oxidase repeat-containing protein, which codes for MREKILATLLILLSITAVISITKTHTENATALNITTPSWTNWTVRRLYLAQNPFTGGWNGDVSFTILPSLYHTYHGVMTLTLLNLSPKHPEKTIEFLREEEENFYSGRNYPSVLDAYYLLTLFKEFNISPRNRGAFENFIIEDMERSNYTFLHAKTLILLNSTLAKNVSMSLWLELRPEHSLEFLWDFLQLRGLLIESGYSPDEIPGYTVMYDTARAVFDEASGRIENLGFFDLKTIARFMREEHIKNETLRRRILTSIQKYKCPDGSYSDTRGAKKGHLETTHWAVETITYAGGEVGEDTISYLRSLEGPLGGFIDIPDYIVPNPVGTAFSVMTLKLLNSTVPNETAVRNYLLTEISRESKPSLIWVEYRALKELGVSNSDLKTRVEPRLKSFIANLNLSEVYQNHYLLKDIYYLLVTSRELGIEIDKQWKENVTSFVLGLKDSDGGFGSKISKIKINRLEITLYSVLILNELGYEYRDEKTVEFIKSSRNGALWWSLPITRYALLALSSMGAKIDGKEEVVKALELRKCPYGFFSYAPCEHPEQGGPIPTFLALDILRLLGYHQPAAFFTFLDLSQS
- a CDS encoding phytoene desaturase family protein, translating into MRAVVIGSGIGGLLTASFLAKNGYDVTVIEKAPYIGGRFTNLNYKCFGLSTGAFHMLPHGEDGPLAHLLGLLNADVQIVNSNPKGMIFYDGKTFHYRDGWKYLSFTEKARATKLLLDIKRNRLPTEEEAEMSGREWIRERIGDNEFADLFIKSFLGWADSVLDVPAGELAREIKAALRWGGPGLVKGGCRAITGELARITEANGGKILTRKRAVEVDPEARRVITSDGDELSYDVLISNIGIKETVELIGRENFDREYLRRVDSLKPSEGIKYNVALKGGPRIGNTVVFTLDTERINGYNEPSSISPELAKEGYTLIMLHHALQGRNVKAEQRKGIEDIYRIFPNLDSEGEILLVQTYLDGNPVNRVASGQTVEDFPVEDVYIVGDAYKPPGGIEVEGIALGVMKTLERLGLGDFREWYL